A single Saccharomyces paradoxus chromosome II, complete sequence DNA region contains:
- the CHK1 gene encoding serine/threonine protein kinase CHK1 (Serine/threonine kinase and DNA damage checkpoint effector~similar to YBR274W), whose protein sequence is MSLSQISPLPHIKDVVLGDTVGQGAFACVKNAHLQMDPSIILAVKFVHVPTCKKMGLSDKDITKEVVLQSKCSKHPNVLRLIDCNVSKEYMWIILEMADGGDLFDKIEPDIGVDSDVAQFYFQQLVSAINYLHIECGVAHRDIKPENILLDKNGNLKLADFGLASKFKRKDGTLRISMDQRGSPPYMAPEVLYSEEGYYADRTDVWSIGILLFVLLTGQTPWEIPSLENEDFVFFIENDGNLNLGPWSKIEFTHLNLLRKILQPDPNKRVTLNALKLHPWVLRRVSFSGDDGLCNDPELLAKKLFSHLKVSLSNENYLKFTQDVNSNNKYISTQPIGNELAELEHDSAHFKAVSNTQRAFTLYDSNMNDNSGTFMTQEAKWTQFISHDIAALQFHSDENNCTELLKRRLQFNPNKLTKFYTMQPMDILLPILEKALTLSHIRVKPDLFANFERLCESLSYDNVFPLIINIKTKSNGGYQLSGSISIIKIEEELKNVGFERKTGDPLEWRRLFKKISIICRDIILIPN, encoded by the coding sequence ATGAGTCTCTCGCAGATATCACCTTTGCCGCATATCAAAGATGTTGTTTTAGGAGATACAGTGGGCCAGGGCGCATTTGCCTGCGTTAAAAATGCCCATCTTCAAATGGATCCCTCCATTATTCTGGCCGTCAAATTTGTTCATGTTCCAACctgcaaaaaaatgggaCTCAGTGACAAGGACATTACAAAAGAAGTTGTTTTGCAATCGAAATGTTCTAAGCATCCTAATGTTTTGAGACTCATCGATTGTAATGTCTCGAAAGAATATATGTGGATAATACTGGAGATGGCAGATGGTGGTGACCTATTCGATAAGATTGAACCTGACATCGGAGTCGATTCTGATGTGGCCCAATTTTACTTTCAACAGCTTGTTAGTGCTATTAATTACCTGCACATAGAATGTGGAGTTGCACATCGAGACATCAAGCctgaaaatattttactcgataaaaatggaaatttGAAGCTAGCTGATTTTGGGCTTGCCTCCAAATTCAAGAGGAAAGATGGTACATTACGTATATCCATGGATCAAAGGGGGTCTCCTCCCTACATGGCCCCTGAAGTATTATATTCTGAAGAGGGTTATTACGCAGATCGAACAGACGTATGGTCTATTGGTATCCTCTTGTTCGTTTTGTTGACTGGCCAAACGCCTTGGGAAATACCTTCATTAGAAAACGAAgattttgtcttctttattgaaaatgatggaAATTTAAACTTGGGACCCTGGTCAAAGATAGAATTTACTCACTTAAACCTACTCCGAAAAATTCTACAACCTGACCCAAATAAGAGGGTGACACTGAATGCTTTAAAGTTACACCCTTGGGTATTACGTCGAGTTTCGTTTTCTGGAGATGATGGCCTCTGTAACGACCCTGAACTCTTGGCTAAAAAACTGTTTTCTCATCTAAAAGTCTCACTGAGTAACgaaaattatttgaagTTCACTCAAGATGTGAACTCTAACAACAAGTACATTTCCACTCAACCAATTGGTAACGAGTTGGCTGAACTCGAACACGATTCAGCGCATTTCAAGGCAGTTTCGAATACACAGCGTGCGTTCACTTTATATGATTCAAATATGAACGATAATAGCGGTACATTTATGACGCAAGAGGCTAAGTGGACGCAATTCATAAGCCATGATATAGCTGCTTTACAGTTTCATTCTGATGAAAATAACTGTACTGAATTACTTAAACGCCGTTTACAATTCAATCCGAATAAACTTACTAAATTTTATACTATGCAACCTATGGATATTTTGCTACCGATTTTGGAGAAAGCTTTGACTTTATCTCATATTAGAGTAAAGCCCGATCTTTttgcaaattttgaaaggtTGTGCGAATCATTGAGCTATGATAACGTTTTCCCGCTCAttataaatattaaaacCAAAAGTAATGGGGGTTATCAATTATCTGGTAGCATTTCCATCATCAAGATTGAAGAAGAGTTAAAAAATGTCggatttgaaagaaaaactggtGACCCTTTAGAATGGAGAAgattgttcaaaaaaatttcaattattTGTAGGGATATTATCCTAATTCCTAACTAA
- the DPB3 gene encoding DNA polymerase epsilon noncatalytic subunit (Third-largest subunit of DNA polymerase II (DNA polymerase epsilon)~similar to YBR278W) has protein sequence MSDLVKEKAPAFPISKVKKIAKCDPEYVITSNAAVSATAFAAELFVQNLVEESLVLAQLNSKGKTSLRLSLNSIEECVEKKENFRFLEDVIKQLKKNSALDKKRELKRQPGRDDQEAAEEEPELHEDGGIEDEEESEESEQEEPVNEEELLDDSKDYQNDKSKPSVTSLLSRFQYKSTLDVGEHSDSSDFETDHAKSTDA, from the coding sequence ATGTCCGATTtagttaaagaaaaagcacCTGCCTTTCCTATATCTAAAGTAAAGAAGATTGCCAAATGCGATCCCGAATACGTTATTACATCTAACGCAGCCGTATCAGCTACTGCGTTTGCTGCCGAGTTATTTGTACAGAACCTGGTTGAAGAATCGCTGGTCTTAGCACAACTGAACTCAAAAGGAAAGACAAGCCTACGACTAAGCCTAAATTCCATAGAAGAATGTgtcgaaaaaaaagaaaatttcagGTTTCTTGAGGACGTTATTAAACaactaaagaagaatagCGCACTggacaagaaaagagaactAAAAAGGCAACCGGGTCGGGACGACCAGGAGGCTGCTGAAGAGGAGCCAGAGCTGCATGAAGATGGGGGtatagaagatgaagaagaaagcgAAGAAtctgaacaagaagagcCCGTAAACGAGGAAGAACTTCTAGACGATAGTAAAGACTACCAAAATGATAAATCCAAGCCCAGTGTGACAAGCTTATTGTCAAGATTTCAGTATAAATCCACGCTAGACGTAGGAGAGCACTCCGACTCATCTGATTTCGAAACGGATCATGCGAAGAGCACAGATGCTTAG
- the RIF1 gene encoding DNA-binding protein RIF1 (Protein that binds to the Rap1p C-terminus~similar to YBR275C) — MSKDFSDKKKHTIDRIDQHILRRSQHDAHSNGSSPWMKVNLPPPPSPQAQMHIRSDLSPTPKRRKLASSSNCENKQSDLSTTNTNSYSEDAGNRLMQSLPELSASNSDNVSPVTKSVAFSDRLESSPLHHVPGSSPKPSPSSKPGKSILRNRMPSVRTVSDLSYNKLQYTQHKLHNGNIFTSPYKETIGLNPHSLNYWVSGEIHSLIDNESVSEFKEIIEGGLGILRQESEEYVARKFEVYATFNNIIPILTTKNVNEVDQKFNVLIVNIESIIEVCIPHLLTAQDTLLSSSEKKNPFVIRLYVQIVRFFGAIMSNFKIVRWLTKRPDLVNKLKAIYRWTTDALKNENSNKIIITAQVSFLRDEKFGTFFLSNEEIKPIISTFTKIMEINSHNLIYEKLLLIRGFLSKYPKLMIETVTSWLPGEVLPRIIIGDEVYSMKILITSIVVLLELLKKCLDFVDEHERIYQCVVLSPITETIPEKFLSKLPLNSSETADLSKVTIGHLLTKQIKNYIVVKNDNKLAMDLWLSMTGLLYDNGKRVYDLTSDSNKGWFSLNNLCFINNQPKTRLMSIKVWRIITYCICTKISLKNQEGNKMLLSLLQTPFQMTLPYVNDPSTREGIIYHLLGVVYTAFTSNKNLSADMFELFWDHLIAPIYEDYVFKYDSIHLQNVLLTVLHLLIGGKNADVALERKNKKHIHSMSVIASEGVKLKDISSLPSQIIKSAYDKIMKVVFQAVEAAISNVNLAHDLILTSLKHLPEDKKDQIHLEAFSSLILKVAQNNKDKPIFRDFYGAVIPSFVYAFLDLFLRKHDSSLINFNIQFSKVGILQGNMTLDLLKEVIRKARNETSEFLIIEKFLELEDKKTEVYAQNWVGSTLLPPNISFREFQSLANIVDKVPNENSIENFLDLCLKLSFPVNLFTLLHVSKWSNNNFIYFIQSYVSKNENRLNADLITLLKTSLPGNPELFFGLLPFLRNNNFIDILEYCICSNPTLLNSIPDLDSDFLIKLLPRSRASYFAANMKLFKSSEQLTLIRWLLKGQQLDQLNQNFSEIESVLQNAPDSELEKSEIIGELLCLTTRNPIEPLFSGLLYFCLKNSMTDHLDEFCGKVTDEVLLKINPELLLKLLTYNDKPNGKLLTAVTEKIGNADNDYILELLEKIIAQKEIQLLEKLKEPLLVFFLNPVRSNKQKHEKSANMLRELVLLYLTKPLSRSAAKKFFSMLISILPPNPNRQTIDMVALLIDLIKSHNRKFKDKRTYNATLKTIGKWIQESDVVHQGDSSKEIDTTPNANSTYVPHGESEKEVSNLHRKADFEDIQVPATQGIKDPPSSYQLSSQLDAKNSGTIKLKNIPIMNLAQQETLAKRSRSFADETLEEVDNESAREIHQQMKSTQLDENTVNRTSIHFTKSDETEVSELHEDDNDTHSSGANAYKQTEVFTGELREVTNKFFKPNPDHNSVNSDNFLQRSAEETPISEDKTSKGHEEAANVLPPEEEAVSLSTEVVRTNVKSVANEESLLTLRNSQKIDPKCSERSLTATLSLDKQTVTEKKGNEQEEKDQSLEKKESMNIIDNESPTEDNITQNKTVKKTASHNNENEDKNWTYNVEQTLPAMNEGMGDGIHTSSEAIFLNNSKQTEKSKADALHYNEDEHGMATGENRQSDEINSVNQNAKKIDSIQIQSVEEESRKAVTIEESLSERLEGCGTLEPIKNLEGQLKEDKKANINDDFVPVEEDGRDEGFLKAMEQVASKETSLLKEQPEVADISVLPEIRIPIFNSLKIQESKSQIKEKLKKRLQRNELMPPDSPPRLAANTNIIGRNGLGTAPKAIGGKEEKHGEIQLAQAHTEADADPSLVGDGNEDATSREATPSLKAHFSSKKSRRLVGRLRGFTPGDLNGISVEERRNLRIELLDFMMRLEYYSNRDNDMG, encoded by the coding sequence ATGTCCAAAGATTTCTCagataaaaagaaacatacGATAGATCGAATTGATCAGCATATCCTCCGTAGGTCCCAACACGATGCACATTCCAATGGAAGTTCTCCGTGGATGAAGGTAAACTTACCACCACCTCCATCTCCACAAGCTCAAATGCATATACGAAGCGATCTATCACCAACACCGAAGAGACGAAAGCTAGCGTCTTCAAGCAATTGTGAGAATAAACAATCTGATTTATCAACAACTAACACGAATTCATATTCAGAAGATGCAGGAAATAGACTAATGCAGAGTCTTCCCGAGTTGTCCGCCTCTAATAGTGATAATGTATCTCCGGTTACAAAAAGTGTAGCTTTTTCTGATAGACTAGAATCATCACCACTTCATCACGTACCGGGCTCCTCACCTAAACCTTCCCCATCAAGCAAACCAGGAAAATCaattttgagaaacagAATGCCTTCGGTGAGGACAGTAAGTGACTTGAGCTACAATAAACTCCAATACACTCAACACAAATTGCACAATGGTAATATTTTCACATCACCTTATAAGGAAACCATCGGATTAAATCCTCATTCTTTAAATTATTGGGTGAGCGGTGAGATTCATAGTTTAATCGATAATGAAAGTGTTTCAGAGTTCAAAGAGATTATAGAGGGCGGATTAGGCATCCTGCGCCAAGAATCTGAAGAATACGTCGCGAGGAAGTTTGAGGTGTATGCAACatttaataatattatacCCATTTTAACTACTAAAAATGTTAACGAGGTTGATCAGAAATTCAACGTTCTAATTGTGAATATAGAAAGTATTATTGAAGTATGCATACCACATCTACTGACGGCACAAGATACATTACTAAGTAGcagcgaaaaaaaaaatccatttGTGATTAGACTATATGTTCAAATAGTTCGATTCTTCGGTGCTATTATGTCCAATTTCAAGATCGTAAGGTGGCTAACGAAAAGGCCGGATTTGGTTAATAAATTAAAAGCTATTTACAGATGGACCACCGATGCactaaaaaatgaaaattcaaataagaTAATTATAACGGCACaagtttctttcttaaGAGATGAGAAATTCggtactttttttttgagcaACGAAGAAATCAAGCCTATCATCAGTACTTTCACTAAAATAATGGAAATCAATAGCCACAACCTGATATACGAAAAATTGCTGCTTATAAGGGGATTTTTAAGCAAGTATCCAAAATTAATGATTGAGACAGTAACTTCTTGGTTACCAGGTGAGGTCTTACCTAGAATTATCATCGGAGATGAAGTTTACTCCATGAAAATTCTCATAACTTCAATAGTTGTTTTACTAGAACTgctaaaaaaatgcttaGATTTCGTTGATGAGCATGAAAGAATTTACCAGTGTGTCGTGCTATCTCCAATAACCGAAACAATCCCGGAAAAATTCTTATCTAAGCTACCGTTGAACTCAAGTGAGACCGCTGATTTGAGTAAAGTGACAATTGGTCATCTTCTGACAAAACAGATAAAAAACTATATTGTGGTTAAAAACGACAATAAGCTAGCAATGGATTTGTGGCTTTCAATGACTGGGTTGCTATATGATAACGGAAAAAGAGTATATGATCTGACATCAGATTCCAACAAGGGTTGGTTTAGTTTGAATAATCTGTGCTTTATCAATAACCAACCCAAGACCCGCTTAATGTCCATTAAAGTTTGGAGAATTATTACCTACTGCATCTGcacaaaaatatcattgaaaaatcagGAAGGAAACAAAATGTTACTGTCACTTTTGCAAACCCCTTTTCAAATGACGTTGCCATATGTGAATGATCCAAGTACTAGAGAAGGAATCATCTATCACCTTTTAGGTGTTGTTTATACTGCATTTACAAGTAATAAAAATCTGTCAGCAGATATGTTTGAATTATTTTGGGACCATCTAATAGCACCAATTTATGAAGATTATGTTTTCAAGTATGATTCTATTCACTTACAGAATGTACTCCTCACAGTTCTACATTTACTAATTGGGGGAAAGAATGCAGATGTTGCgttggaaagaaaaaataaaaagcaTATTCACTCGATGAGTGTAATAGCCTCGGAAGGTGTGAAACTCAAAGACATATCAAGCCTGCCCTCGCAGATCATCAAGTCTGCATACGATAAAATCATGAAAGTTGTGTTTCAAGCCGTTGAAGCAGCTATTTCTAATGTTAATTTGGCCCACGATTTGATTCTTACGTCTTTGAAACACCTTCCAGAGGATAAGAAGGATCAAATCCATTTGGAAGCATTCAGTAGTCTGATATTAAAAGTTGctcaaaataataaagataagCCTATTTTTCGCGACTTTTATGGGGCTGTAATTCCATCCTTTGTTTATGCATTTTTGGACCTGTTTTTAAGGAAACATGATTCatcattgataaatttcaatattcaattttcaaaagttggTATTTTGCAAGGAAACATGACTCTAGACCTCTTGAAAGAAGTTATCCGGAAAGCTCGAAATGAAACGtctgaatttttgataatagaAAAGTTTCTAGAGTTGGAAGATAAGAAAACTGAAGTATACGCTCAAAATTGGGTTGGATCAACGCTACTACCACCAAATATATCCTTCAGAGAATTTCAGAGTTTGGCCAATATTGTGGATAAAGTCCCGAATGAAAACTCCattgagaattttttggaCCTGTGTTTGAAACTCAGCTTTCCAGTTAATCTGTTTACACTACTTCACGTATCCAAGTGGTCAAACaataattttatttatttcattCAAAGCTATGTTTCAAAAAACGAAAACAGATTGAACGCGGATCTCATTACGCTTCTAAAAACTTCTTTACCAGGGAATCCTGAACTGTTTTTCGGACTACTCCCATTTTTGAGGAATAACaattttattgatataTTGGAGTATTGTATTTGTTCCAACCCAACTTTGTTAAACTCCATCCCCGATCTAGATTCAGATTTCCTAATAAAACTATTGCCACGGAGTAGAGCATCCTATTTTGCAGCAAAcatgaaattattcaaatcttCTGAACAGCTTACACTAATTCGTTGGCTGTTGAAGGGCCAACAGCTTGACCAGctaaatcaaaatttttcagaaatcGAAAGCGTTTTACAAAATGCCCCTGATAGCGAGCTAGAAAAATCAGAAATAATCGGAGAGCTTCTTTGTCTGACAACCAGAAACCCTATTGAACCATTATTTAGTGGCCTATTGTATTTTTGTTTAAAGAATAGCATGACGGACCATTTAGATGAGTTCTGTGGAAAAGTGACTGACGAAgtacttttgaaaataaatccGGAGCTGCTGTTAAAATTACTGACGTATAATGACAAGCCAAATGGGAAGTTACTGACAGCAGTTACTGAAAAGATTGGGAATGCAGATAACGATTATATATTGGAGCtgcttgaaaaaatcattgCGCAGAAAGAGATCCAACTTTTGGAGAAATTAAAGGAGCCGCTAttagttttctttctaaATCCAGTTAGGTCCAATAAGCAAAAACATGAGAAGAGTGCGAATATGCTCCGTGAATTGGTCTTGCTATATCTGACTAAACCGCTTTCTAGAAGTGCggccaaaaaatttttttccatgtTAATTAGTATATTACCGCCAAATCCTAACCGTCAAACTATTGATATGGTTGCTCTATTAATTGACCTCATCAAATCACATAATCGTAAGTTCAAAGATAAAAGAACCTATAATGCGACATTAAAGACGATAGGTAAGTGGATACAGGAATCGGATGTAGTTCATCAAGGAGACTCaagcaaagaaattgaCACGACACCTAACGCTAACTCGACATATGTACCACATGGAGAGAGCGAAAAGGAGGTTTCAAACTTACACAGAAAAgcagattttgaagatattCAGGTTCCCGCTACGCAGGGGATAAAGGACCCTCCCTCTTCATATCAATTATCTTCCCAACTTGATGCAAAAAATTCCGGGACGATAAAACTTAAAAATATTCCAATAATGAATTTAGCACAGCAAGAAACACTTGCTAAGCGAAGCAGGTCATTTGCTGATGAAACACTAGAAGAAGTGGATAATGAAAGCGCCAGAGAAATACATCAGCAGATGAAGAGTACGCAGTTAGATGAAAACACTGTCAATCGTACCAGCATCCATTTTACTAAAAGCGATGAGACGGAAGTTAGCGAGCTTCATGAAGATGACAACGATACGCACTCCTCTGGAGCGAACGCATACAAACAGACAGAAGTTTTCACTGGTGAACTCAGGGAAGTAACAAATAAGTTCTTTAAACCGAATCCTGATCACAACTCGGTTAATAGTGATAATTTTCTGCAACGTTCTGCCGAAGAAACACCTATATCTGAAGACAAAACTTCGAAAGGTCATGAAGAGGCGGCGAACGTTTTACCTCCTGAGGAGGAAGCGGTGTCACTAAGCACTGAAGTTGTACGTACTAATGTCAAGAGCGTGGCTAACGAAGAATCTTTGTTAACCCTAAGAAATAGCCAAAAAATAGATCCGAAGTGTAGTGAACGTTCATTAACGGCCACTTTAAGTCTTGACAAGCAAACCGtaacagaaaagaagggaaatgaacaagaggaaaaagatcaaagcctggagaagaaggaaagtATGAATATCATTGATAATGAAAGTCCTACAGAAGACAATATCAcacaaaacaaaactgtGAAGAAAACCGCCTCTCATAATAATGAGAATGAAGACAAAAACTGGACTTATAATGTTGAGCAAACCTTGCCAGCTATGAACGAGGGGATGGGTGATGGAATTCATACCTCGAGTGAGGCCATATTTCTCAATAATTCAAAACAAACGGAAAAATCAAAAGCGGATGCCTTGCATtataatgaagatgaacATGGTATGGCTACGGGAGAGAACCGTCAATCAGATGAAATAAACAGTGTGAACCAAAATGCCAAGAAAATAGACAGCATCCAAATTCAAAGTGTCGAAGAAGAATCTAGGAAAGCTGTTACGATCGAAGAAAGTCTCAGCGAACGCTTAGAAGGTTGCGGAACACTTGAGCCCATTAAAAATCTGGAGGGACAActtaaagaagataagaaaGCCAATATTAATGACGATTTTGTTCCAGTTGAAGAGGATGGCAGAGACGAGGGCTTTTTAAAAGCGATGGAGCAAGTAGCATCTAAAGAGACAAGTCTTCTGAAAGAACAACCTGAAGTGGCAGATATTTCAGTGTTACCGGAAATACGTATACCCATTTTCAATTCACTAAAAATACAGGAATCAAAGAGccaaataaaagagaaattgaaaaaaagattgcAAAGAAATGAGTTAATGCCGCCAGATTCACCTCCCCGCCTCGCAGCAAATACGAATATCATAGGACGCAATGGCTTAGGCACAGCGCCCAAAGCAATAGgtggaaaagaagaaaaacatggCGAAATTCAATTGGCCCAAGCGCACACAGAAGCTGATGCTGATCCTTCATTGGTGGGAGATGGCAACGAAGACGCTACATCTAGGGAGGCTACACCCTCACTGAAGGCACACTTTTCCTCGAAAAAGTCGAGAAGGTTGGTAGGCAGATTGAGGGGGTTCACACCAGGGGACTTAAACGGGATATCTGTggaggaaagaagaaacttGAGGATTGAATTACTAGATTTCATGATGAGGCTCGAATATTACTCAAACAGGGACAATGATATGGGCTGA
- the PPS1 gene encoding tyrosine/serine/threonine protein phosphatase PPS1 (Protein phosphatase~similar to YBR276C) — translation MVLEVPSITPGELHDLMRLHQSAKWPECKKMFPWAHDISFGQPPDFPHSLAIVKSQSDASNSALLRSSLEVNDIFQSWKIHTSFHREGGRCATDNELDGYHYPNNTRELLKLLKFQTRQLELQVDDVDLENAATYCHDHSILPFLKVDPRGLSLELKRDSRNKVGSSTVLKPSRQDVWGRRGLFRRFDLQCAKMIEMVDNIVIYCTRNGDTTNTQGDSAAMGSHEGDCPNCTTLALLLRICLMFVQKGYAGCEGSLYKTNLSICTYRNFNTDIPQSLIGTPLLDKIFKNTPLNLSSSPSEIECFNNIDKNMVLCEKLELNKLTSATRLEETGLICGNTTDWHNYQIIKKSNIPLPDRSQENASIVTLRPLTYDPDNPTASISRLYNVPNTKETWKLIIKCTSNSSMPLLTKIRSYLDFLLDDDASKSQSYLHLTFPASGTIGLGNLNIQSVEILLNVCFLIFQVSQVQDQFTFMYCSDGYTETSLLLTAYIIFHFDIPLQDALLRIHPRPFFLFPSDLQILGHLQPILREFSPQRGGNLELYSNAVKFRDRSFQLHISSELFSSIFFMKIPPESNFVNLKGPLPSRILQHLYLGSLDHAQNPDLLKSLGITHIVSVGEVVSWTLNREKVVHPVRPHRAITMTNTNEVMGGAASNKIRNRAGTTINDRQENGSNIVISENSGFQICQIENLDDNGKDPLFHQIDKVLDFISNSEKAGGKVLVHCMVGVSRSATVCIAECMRYLHCDLASAYLFVRVRRLNVIIQPNLFFVYELFKWWKKHYNYEKDKTMDWHIICRGIAEVNMKYT, via the coding sequence ATGGTTTTGGAAGTGCCCTCAATCACACCTGGTGAGCTGCATGACCTTATGCGACTACATCAGAGTGCGAAATGGCCtgaatgcaaaaaaatgttcCCCTGGGCACATGATATCTCCTTTGGTCAACCACCAGATTTTCCTCATTCCCTTGCAATAGTCAAATCGCAATCAGATGCTAGCAACTCTGCACTTTTGCGTAGTTCTCTCGAAGTAAATGATATCTTCCAGTCCTGGAAAATCCATACTTCTTTCCATAGAGAAGGCGGCCGCTGTGCAACAGATAATGAATTAGATGGTTACCACTATCCCAATAACACTAGGGAACTCCTGAAATTGCTAAAGTTCCAGACACGACAACTGGAATTGCAAGTGGATGATGTAGATTTGGAAAACGCCGCCACCTACTGTCATGATCATAGCATTTTACCATTTCTAAAAGTAGATCCTCGTGGACTATCATTAGAACTTAAGAGGGATTCTAGAAATAAGGTCGGGTCTAGTACCGTGCTAAAACCGAGTAGGCAAGACGTTTGGGGAAGAAGAGGTCTATTTAGAAGATTCGATCTTCAATGTGCCAAGATGATAGAAATGGTTGATAATATAGTAATTTATTGTACACGAAATGGTGATACCACAAATACGCAAGGAGACTCTGCGGCAATGGGTTCACACGAAGGAGATTGCCCTAATTGTACGACACTTGCACTACTTTTACGGATCTGTTTAATGTTTGTTCAAAAAGGTTATGCGGGCTGTGAAGGATCACTCTACAAGACGAATCTATCTATTTGTACCTATCGAAACTTCAATACAGATATACCTCAAAGTTTGATCGGCACACCTTTATTAGACAAGATTTTTAAGAATACTCCTTTAAATCTAAGTTCGTCACCCAGTGAAATAGAGTGTTTTAATAACATCGATAAAAATATGGTTTTGTGCGAAAAGTTAGAATTGAACAAGTTGACTTCAGCTACACGATTGGAGGAAACGGGTTTGATTTGCGGTAATACCACTGACTGGCATAATTATcaaattattaaaaaaagcaatATACCTCTGCCCGACCGCTCCCAAGAGAATGCAAGCATAGTAACATTAAGACCTTTAACTTATGATCCAGACAATCCCACGGCTTCCATCTCTCGATTATATAACGTGCCAAATACAAAAGAGACGTGGAAATTGATCATAAAATGTACgtcaaattcatcaatgcCGTTGTTAACAAAAATCAGATCATATCTGGATTTCCTATTAGATGATGATGCATCCAAATCACAAAGCTATTTGCATTTAACTTTCCCTGCCTCAGGTACTATAGGCTTAGGAAACCTGAACATTCAGTCTGTGGAGATTCTTTTAAATGTTTGTTTTCTAATATTTCAAGTATCCCAAGTTCAAGACCAATTCACGTTTATGTATTGCAGCGATGGATATACAGAAACTTCGTTATTACTAACAGCGTATATTATATTCCACTTTGATATTCCGTTACAAGATGCTCTTCTGAGAATCCATCCGAGGccatttttcctttttccatCAGACTTGCAAATTTTAGGTCATTTGCAACCCATCTTGCGTGAGTTTAGTCCGCAAAGAGGAGGTAATCTAGAATTATATTCCAATGCAGTAAAATTCAGAGATAGAAGTTTCCAACTGCACATTTCCTCAGAACTTTTCAGCagcatattttttatgaaGATTCCTCCTGAGTCTAATTTTGTTAATTTGAAGGGCCCGCTGCCATCCCGGATTCTGCAGCACTTGTATTTGGGATCCCTCGATCATGCGCAGAATCCTGATTTACTTAAGTCTTTAGGAATTACACATATAGTTTCTGTTGGTGAAGTGGTTTCATGGACACTGAATAGGGAGAAGGTTGTTCACCCTGTAAGACCACATCGCGCAATTACTATGACGAACACTAATGAGGTTATGGGTGGTGCTGCATCTAATAAAATTAGAAACAGAGCAGGCACCACAATCAACGATAGGCAAGAAAATGGCAGTAACATAGTAATAAGTGAAAATTCTGGTTTTCAAATTTGCCAGATCGAAAATCTAGATGACAACGGCAAAGATCCGCTTTTCCATCAGATAGATAAAGTCTTAGATTTTATTAGCAATTCCGAAAAAGCGGGGGGGAAAGTTTTGGTGCATTGCATGGTCGGAGTCTCCAGGTCCGCAACGGTTTGTATTGCTGAATGTATGAGGTATCTCCACTGTGACTTGGCAAGTGCGTATCTATTTGTGAGGGTAAGAAGGCTGAACGTTATTATTCAGCCAAACTTGTTCTTCGTATATGAGCTGTTCAAATGGTGGAAAAAGCATTATAATTacgaaaaagataaaactATGGACTGGCACATCATCTGCAGGGGTATTGCTGAAGTTAACATGAAATACACATGA